From a single Nicotiana tabacum cultivar K326 chromosome 8, ASM71507v2, whole genome shotgun sequence genomic region:
- the LOC107801320 gene encoding glutaredoxin-C13: MEKVQKLASENGVMIFSKSTCCLCYAVSILFRELGVNAYVHELDHDSDGKEMDKSLIKMGCNPSVPAVFIGGKLIGSTNEIMSLHLKGSLIQLLNPYMPV; this comes from the coding sequence ATGGAAAAAGTACAGAAATTGGCATCAGAAAATGGAGTAATGATATTCAGCAAGAGCACATGCTGCTTGTGCTACGCAGTGAGTATTCTATTCCGAGAGCTAGGGGTGAATGCATACGTGCATGAACTGGATCATGACTCAGATGGAAAGGAAATGGACAAATCCCTTATTAAAATGGGCTGCAATCCTTCAGTACCAGCAGTTTTCATAGGAGGGAAATTAATTGGTTCCACTAATGAAATCATGTCTCTCCACCTTAAAGGCTCTCTCATTCAACTCCTCAATCCATATATGCCTGTTTGA